One window from the genome of Diospyros lotus cultivar Yz01 chromosome 11, ASM1463336v1, whole genome shotgun sequence encodes:
- the LOC127812808 gene encoding uncharacterized protein LOC127812808, with the protein MSTVLRYVNKTRHVVERFIRIEHVSNTTALSLKAVIDKLFSKFGLSISRLHGQDYDGASNMQGQFNGLKALILKENPCAFYVHCFTYQLQLAFVAVAKKHVQVTSLFNLVSRVVSIVGASSKCCDLLREKQEAIIFEAPHNGDISSGWDLNQQSTITHFSDTRCGSHYGTLISLISIFSPIVDVLEMIVDDGSTEQKCEVDDLLDSIQSFEFAFNLHLMITILEISNELSKALQRKDQDIVNAITLVKICKQSLQVMRDNEWDLFLKAMVSFCEKQNIDVPDMDGVFIRRGRSRRNTEEMTNLHHFHVDLFYAIIDMQLQELNDRFFDVSTKLLLCIAWLCPNDSFFVFDKEKLIHFAEYYPKDFSRVKLMALDDQLQTYIFYMYSNKEFEELRRLDELG; encoded by the coding sequence ATGTCTACTGTTTTGCGTTATGTGAATAAAACGAGACATGTAGTTGAACGATTTATTAGGATTGAACATGTTTCCAATACTACTGCCCTATCACTTAAGGCTGttatagataaattattttctaaatttgggTTAAGTATATCTAGATTGCATGGGCAAGATTATGATGGGGCTAGCAACATGCAAGGTCAGTTTAATGGTCTCAAAGCACTTATTTTGAAAGAGAACCCGTGTGCTTTCTATGTTCATTGTTTTACTTATCAACTTCAATTGGCATTTGTAGCTGTAGCAAAGAAACATGTGCAAGTTACTTCGCTCTTTAATTTGGTTTCTAGAGTGGTGAGTATTGTTGGAGCGTCATCGAAATGTTGTGATCTTTTGCGAGAGAAACAAGAAGCCATAATTTTTGAAGCACCCCATAATGGTGATATTTCAAGTGGCTGGGATCTTAATCAACAAAGTACGATTACTCATTTTAGTGATACTCGTTGTGGATCGCATTATGGTACTTTGATTAGTTTGATTTCCATATTCTCGCCTATAGTTGATGTTCTTGAAATGATTGTTGATGATGGATCTACTGAACAAAAATGTGAGGTAGATGATTTATTAGACTCAATACAGTCATTTGAATTTGCCTTTAATTTACATCTCATGATAACCATCTTAGAGATTTCAAATGAATTGTCTAAGGcattacaaagaaaagatcaagATATTGTAAATGCTATTACTTTAGTGAAAATATGCAAACAAAGCCTCCAAGTGATGAGGGACAATGAGTGGGATTTGTTTTTGAAAGCAATGGTTTCTTTTTGTGAAAAGCAGAATATTGATGTTCCCGACATGGATGGTGTTTTTATACGCCGAGGTCGCTCACGGCGTAACACAGAAGAAATGACAAATTTGCATCACTTTCATGTGGACTTGTTCTATGCTATCATTGATATGCAACTTCAAGAATTGAATGACCGTTTTTTTGATGTTAGTACTAAGTTACTTCTTTGTATAGCATGGTTATGCCCAAAtgattcattttttgtttttgacaaggaaaaattaattcattttgCTGAGTATTATCCTAAagatttttcaagagtaaaGCTAATGGCACTTGATGATCAGCttcaaacttatattttttatatgtattccaATAAAGAGTTTGAAGAATTACGGCGACTCGACGAACTTGGATAG